The nucleotide sequence CTGCGTGCCGCTGGATGCGAGCGACACATTGACTGGTGTGCCGGGCGCACTGCTGGGCAGCAAGGGAAACGCCACAAAGCGTTCGCTGTGCAGGGGCGCGGTGTACGCCTGTGCTTGCCAATGCTGGTGAATCGCGTCCATCAAGCCACTGGGGCCACACAAATAGGTGCTGCGCTCGGCCACATCAGGCACGGCCAGTTGCAGCGCCTCTGGCCCGAAGCGGCCGGAGATGTCATCAAAATGGGTGACCACCGAAAGCTCGGGGTACTGGGCAGCGATGGCTTGCAGCCGCTTGGCAAAAATCAGCTCACCCGGGTTGCGGCACACATGCAAAAACACCACGTCGCCTGGGTAGCGGCGCGCCTGCAAGTCCTTGAGCATGGCCATCACCGGGGTAATGCCGCTGCCAGCGCTGAGCAAGAGCAGCTTGGGCGGCAAGGTGGCGGGCAGCACAAAGCTGCCCTCAGGCTGGCCCACGGCCCACACATCACCCACCTTCACTTGCGCGTGCAGGTAGTGCGAGACCAAGCCGCCCGGTTGCCGTTTGACCGTAATAGCAAAACACCGTGCGCCCGGAGTGCTGGAGATGCTGTAGAGCCGCTGGACTTGTCGCCCGTTGATTTCCAACTGCAGCTGCACATACTGCCCGGCAAGCGCCGTGCGCCTGCCATGCCACAAGGCGTTGGGCTGCAGCACAAAGGTTTTGGTGTCAGCCGTTTCATGCACGATGCGCACCACCCGCGCCCGTGGCTGTGTGAGCGACAGCATGGGGTGTAGCAAGCGCAAGCTGTCCTCCACCGCACTCAGGCGAACAATGCCCGCTACCCACGGATGCTGAAAGAAAGCAGCCACAGCTTGGGTGGCGGCGCCCAGCCTGGTGTTGGGGGCGACTGGGGTGTCGGATGTTGCAGTGAGTGTCATGGGGCGACCCGGTAGTGAATGGCTTGTATTGTGTACGTTTGTACACTCAAAGTATAGGGCTTGCAAAAAATCTAGGGATGTAAGCCAATTAATGGCAATTTACTGAGGGAATTCGTCATTGTGGATATGCTTTGTTAAGATACGGATGTACACAAAACCAGGTCACTTCATGCCCACCACCGCGTCCGCTAGCAAACGCGCAGACCCGCTGACTCGCAGCGCGCGCAAAGACTTAACCCGCGCCAGCCTGATCCAGGCGGCGTTGGCGTTGATGGGGGAGGGGCGCAGCTTTACCAGCTTGGGCATTCGCGAGATCGCGCGTGAGGCCAACATGGTGCCCAACGCGTTTTACCGCCACTTTCGCAATACCGATGAGCTGGGGCTGGCCTTGGTGGAAGAGGTGGGTATCACCCTGCGCCGCTTGCTGCGCGAGGCCCGGCAAACCAGCGTAGAGCCCAAGTCCATGGTGCGCCGCTCGGTGCAGGTGTATTACGAATACGTGCGACAAAACCGGCTGCAGTTTTTGTTTATCTCCAGCGAGCGCTCGGGCGGCAGCCGCATTCTGCGCATGGCCATTCGCACCGATGTGAGCCATTTCACCAACGAGATGGCCCAAGACTTTCGCCGCCTAGGCGTCTACCCCGACATGCCCACCAGCAGCCTGCAAATGGTGTGTGGCCTCATCGTCACCACCATGCTGGCCGCCGCCCCAGAAATCTTGGACCTGCCCCCAGAACAGCCGTTGCTAGAAGCCGAGATGACCGAAAACTTTGTGCAGCAACTGCAAGTGGTGCTCTTGGGTGCTGCAGCGTGGAAAGAGAAGCCTGCGCGCAAGAGTTAAGGGGTAAATGTGGCTGCGGAGCCCATGGGTATTGCGCTATATGCTATTAACTGTGTAGCGGGTATGTGGGCGTTCGTAGTCATGGAACCCGAGTGACTTGCGTTGCTTAGGCGACAGTCTCCATACCCCCGGGGCTTGATTGAGCCTATGCTTAGCCCACCGGATACAGGAGTACTTACCTATGGCCACCCACAACGCTTCCCCTAGACCCTACGACGTGGTGCTGTATGGCGCCAGCGGTTTTGTAGGCCGCCAGACGGTGGACTACTTTGCCAAACATGCAGCGGGCTATGCACCGGGCCTGACATGGGCTTTGGCTGGGCGCTCCAAAGACAAGCTAGAGGCGGTGCGCAAGGCCACCGGTGCGCAGCAGGCGGGCCTTGTGGTGGCAGAGGCCCATGACGCCGCTGCCATGGACGCCTTGGCCCGCAGTGCCAAGGTGGTGCTCAGCACGGCCGGCCCCTTCGCCCTGTATGGCAGTGAGTTGGTGGCAGCGTGTGTGCGCAACGGCACCCACTATGTGGACATTACGGGGGAGACGCCTTGGGTCAAAGGGCTGATCGATCAGCACCATGTGGCGGCCCAGCGCAAGGGCACGCGCATCATTCCGTTTTGTGGGTTTGACTCCATCCCCTCCGACCTGAGCGCGCACTTGGCTAACCAAGCCATGCGAGAGCGCTATGGGGAAGCCTGTGTGGCGACCAAGGTGGCCTTCAGCATACGGGGTGGCTTCAACGGTGGCACGCTGGCCTCGTTGTTCCATATGCTGGCGTCGGGGCAGTCGGCCGCGATGGAAGATCTCTTTTTGCTGAACCCCAGTGGAAGCCGTCCACCCCTAGGCCCTGCCCATGCCGACCCCCTGGGCCCGCGCCACGACACGGACTTTGGTGCCTGGCTGGGGCCTTTTCTGATGTCCACCATCAACACCCGCGTGGTGCGGCGCAGTGCCGCGCTTTTGGGCTATGCCGAGGGGTATGCCTACCAAGAGTATTTGCGCTTGGGCAAAGGCCCTGTGGCTGCATTGGCCGCTAGCAGCCTGAGCCTGGGTTCGTTCACATCGCAGGCAGCCCTGAAGTGGAGCCCCATTCGCAAATTGGCGCAGAAGTTGGCACCACCGCCCGGTGCAGGGCCCTCCGAGGCCAGTATGGACGGCGGATCGTTTCGCGCCCTGTGGGTGGGCCACAGCGCCAGCGGGAACATGGTGCGCGGCATGGTGGCCGACAAGGGCGACCCCGGCAACCGGGCCACAACCAAGATGCTGTGTGAATCGGCCTTGGCACTGGCGCTGCAACTCAACGCGCTACCCGGTGGCCCCCAACACGGCGGTGTGCTCACGCCTGCTAGCGGGCTGGGCGATGTGTTGGTGCAGCGCCTGCGCGCC is from Rhodoferax aquaticus and encodes:
- a CDS encoding saccharopine dehydrogenase family protein; translation: MATHNASPRPYDVVLYGASGFVGRQTVDYFAKHAAGYAPGLTWALAGRSKDKLEAVRKATGAQQAGLVVAEAHDAAAMDALARSAKVVLSTAGPFALYGSELVAACVRNGTHYVDITGETPWVKGLIDQHHVAAQRKGTRIIPFCGFDSIPSDLSAHLANQAMRERYGEACVATKVAFSIRGGFNGGTLASLFHMLASGQSAAMEDLFLLNPSGSRPPLGPAHADPLGPRHDTDFGAWLGPFLMSTINTRVVRRSAALLGYAEGYAYQEYLRLGKGPVAALAASSLSLGSFTSQAALKWSPIRKLAQKLAPPPGAGPSEASMDGGSFRALWVGHSASGNMVRGMVADKGDPGNRATTKMLCESALALALQLNALPGGPQHGGVLTPASGLGDVLVQRLRAAGMTLMVEPAHV
- a CDS encoding ferredoxin reductase, with the translated sequence MTLTATSDTPVAPNTRLGAATQAVAAFFQHPWVAGIVRLSAVEDSLRLLHPMLSLTQPRARVVRIVHETADTKTFVLQPNALWHGRRTALAGQYVQLQLEINGRQVQRLYSISSTPGARCFAITVKRQPGGLVSHYLHAQVKVGDVWAVGQPEGSFVLPATLPPKLLLLSAGSGITPVMAMLKDLQARRYPGDVVFLHVCRNPGELIFAKRLQAIAAQYPELSVVTHFDDISGRFGPEALQLAVPDVAERSTYLCGPSGLMDAIHQHWQAQAYTAPLHSERFVAFPLLPSSAPGTPVNVSLASSGTQFVTQGNAPLLVQAENAGLNPKHGCRIGICRSCQCTKRSGTVENLQTGELSSAPNEAIRLCISVARSDVTLLL
- the fabR gene encoding HTH-type transcriptional repressor FabR; this translates as MPTTASASKRADPLTRSARKDLTRASLIQAALALMGEGRSFTSLGIREIAREANMVPNAFYRHFRNTDELGLALVEEVGITLRRLLREARQTSVEPKSMVRRSVQVYYEYVRQNRLQFLFISSERSGGSRILRMAIRTDVSHFTNEMAQDFRRLGVYPDMPTSSLQMVCGLIVTTMLAAAPEILDLPPEQPLLEAEMTENFVQQLQVVLLGAAAWKEKPARKS